The window GGGTCTTGAGGGCGCTGTAGAGGGCGCCGTAAGCTTCGAGCTTGTCGCTGTCATTTCCGCTCTTCCAAAACCTGCGCCTTGAACGGCGTATGTACCAATTGTTGAGAAGATCGATGAATTCCAATATGGGATCTACTGCACGGGAAAGATCATAGGTATCAAGGGCAGCTGTTACTTTTTCTACCAACGCCTCGGCCACAGAGAGTATCCATTTATCCAGAGGGTTGGAAGGATTCTCGGGCGCGCCCTTTGGGCTCACCTTGTCGATGTTTGCATAGGTAACAAAGAAGCTGTAGGAATTCCAGAGGGGCAGGATGATGCTCTTGAGCACATCCTTGACGCCGTCATCGGTGAACTTGAGCTCTTCGGCTTTTACCAGGGCAGAATGCACCAGGAAAAGGCGCAGGGCATCAGCGCCGAAACTGTTCACCAGCTCCATGGGGTCGGTGTAATTCTTAAGACTCTTGCTCATCTTTTTGCCGTCTGCGGCAAGCACCAGTCCCCCTACCACGCAATTCTTGAAGGCGGGCTTTTTAAAAAGCGCTGCGGCAAGGATGGTGAGGGTGTAAAACCAGCCCCTGGTCTGATCCAGGGATTCGTTTATAAAATCCGCAGGAAAATGGCTGTCGAAAAATTCCTTGTTCTCAAAGGGATAATGATTTTGCCCGTAGGGCATGGCACCCGATTCGAACCAGCAGTCCAGTACTTCGGGTATCCTTGTCATGGTTCCCTTGCAATCCCTGGCGCCGCCGCCTTTTTCCGTGGAAACTTTGGAGCAGGGAATGGTGATCTGATCCACAAAATGCTTGTGGAGATCTTCGGGGGCCTGACCGCTCAACTCCTTGAGTTCCGCCCTGCTCCCTATGCAGATGGTTTTTCCGCAGTCGGGGCAGCGCCAGATGGGAAGGGGGTTCCCCCAGTAACGGTTGCGGCTGATGGCCCAATCCCTGGCGCCTTCGAGCCATTTGCCGAAACGGCCTGTCTTGATATGCTCGGGGACCCAATAAATTTGGCTGTTGGCGTCAAGCATATCCTGCTTGATTTTTTCCACATCTACAAACCAGGAACCCACAGCCCGGTAAATAAGAGGATGGTCGCATCTCCAGCAGTGGGGATAGGCGTGGAGTATCTGATCCCGCTTGATGAGTTTTCCCTCAGCCTTGAGGCGATCCATGATGGCCTTGTCCGCATCCTTCACAAAGACGCCCTGATAGTCGGGTACTTCGCTGGTGAAACGGCATTCAGCATCTATGGGGCATATCACGGGAACGCCGGTGCCTTTTAAGACCCTGGCGTCGTCTTCGCCGAAACCGGGGGCGGTGTGGACAATTCCTGTACCGTCTTCGGTGGATACAAAATCGCCGGGGTAGGTACGGAAGGCGTTCTGTTTCGCCGCATCCTTGAAATAGGGAAAGAGAGGTTCGTATTGAAGGCCGATAAGCTCCGCCCCCTTCTGCCGCCAAATTATGGTATAGTCCGACGGATTTTTGTAATACGCCGGGAGCCGGGATTCGGCGAGAATGTAATTATCATTTCCGTCTTTTACCAATACATAGTCGATATCCGGCCCCAGGGTAAGGGCCAGGTTCGAGGGCAGGGTCCAGGGGGTGGTGGTCCAGGCCAGAAGATAGGTAGAGCCATCGGCGAGAGAAGCATTCAGAGGTTCATCTGCGGCGTGGGAATCAGGCGCAACACCGGTAATTTTAAAGCGCAGGGTAATCGCCGGATCATGGACATCCTTGTAGCCCCCCAGGTTAAGTTCATGGTTGGAAAGAACTGTAGCGCAGCGGGGACAATAGGGCAGGATATAGTGGCCTTCGTAGATGAGGCCTTTTTCCCAGAGGGATTTCATGACCCACCAGATGGTTTCCATATAATCGGGGTCCATGGTTTTATAGTCATTGTCAAAATCCACCCAGCGGCCCAGACGGTTAATCACAAAACGCCATTCTTTGGTATAGCGGAGTACCGAAGCCCTGCAGGCCTCGATAAATTTAACCACCCCGAACTTTTCAATATCAGTCTTTGAATTGAGGCCCAGTTCCTTTTCGATAAGGTTCTCGACAGGGAGGCCGTGGCAGTCCCAGCCGAAACGGCGCTCCACTTTCTTCCCCTTCATGGTCTGATAGCGGGGAATAATGTCCTTTATGGTATTGGGCAAAAAATGGCCAAAATGGGGAAGCCCTGTGGCAAAGGGGGGACCGTCATAAAAAACAAACTCGTCGCCCTTGGCCTGGGAAACAGACTTTTCAAAAATATGGTTTTTTTCCCAAAAAGAGAGTATGGCCTCTTCCAGTTTGGGAAAACTTGCTTTAGGATCTACTGCTTTATACACTGAAATTCCTCCGAAGTTTATCCAGTATTGCATGAAATGGGGCTTCTTTTCCAGTATGGGATTATGTATCATATTGACATGAGTACTGAAACTCTCCCGGACAAAAAGGCGCGCCTCCAAATGGTGATGAAAACACTCGGGCCCCTCTACCCGGATCACAGGCCCCTGCTCGATTTCGAAACCCCATTTCAGCTCCTGGTTTCCACGGTGCTTGCGGCCCAATGCACCGATGCCGCAGTCAACATCGTAACCAGGGAACTTTTCAGCCGCTTTCCCGATCCCGCAGCCTTGGCAGAAGCCCCTCTTCCGGAACTGGAAAAGATAGTCCATTCCACGGGTTTTTTCAGGGCCAAGGCCCACAATATAAAAGCCCTCTCCAGGCAGCTTCTGGAAAAACATTCCGGCG is drawn from Leadbettera azotonutricia ZAS-9 and contains these coding sequences:
- the nth gene encoding endonuclease III, with the protein product MSTETLPDKKARLQMVMKTLGPLYPDHRPLLDFETPFQLLVSTVLAAQCTDAAVNIVTRELFSRFPDPAALAEAPLPELEKIVHSTGFFRAKAHNIKALSRQLLEKHSGEVPDTMEGLTALPGAGRKTASVVLSTCFGIPAIIVDTHFSRVTKRLGFTHSDRPEEIEKHLAAITPRDEWIAVSHVLNRFGRNTCYARKPDCENCPVKRLCPESAV
- the ileS gene encoding isoleucine--tRNA ligase, with protein sequence MYKAVDPKASFPKLEEAILSFWEKNHIFEKSVSQAKGDEFVFYDGPPFATGLPHFGHFLPNTIKDIIPRYQTMKGKKVERRFGWDCHGLPVENLIEKELGLNSKTDIEKFGVVKFIEACRASVLRYTKEWRFVINRLGRWVDFDNDYKTMDPDYMETIWWVMKSLWEKGLIYEGHYILPYCPRCATVLSNHELNLGGYKDVHDPAITLRFKITGVAPDSHAADEPLNASLADGSTYLLAWTTTPWTLPSNLALTLGPDIDYVLVKDGNDNYILAESRLPAYYKNPSDYTIIWRQKGAELIGLQYEPLFPYFKDAAKQNAFRTYPGDFVSTEDGTGIVHTAPGFGEDDARVLKGTGVPVICPIDAECRFTSEVPDYQGVFVKDADKAIMDRLKAEGKLIKRDQILHAYPHCWRCDHPLIYRAVGSWFVDVEKIKQDMLDANSQIYWVPEHIKTGRFGKWLEGARDWAISRNRYWGNPLPIWRCPDCGKTICIGSRAELKELSGQAPEDLHKHFVDQITIPCSKVSTEKGGGARDCKGTMTRIPEVLDCWFESGAMPYGQNHYPFENKEFFDSHFPADFINESLDQTRGWFYTLTILAAALFKKPAFKNCVVGGLVLAADGKKMSKSLKNYTDPMELVNSFGADALRLFLVHSALVKAEELKFTDDGVKDVLKSIILPLWNSYSFFVTYANIDKVSPKGAPENPSNPLDKWILSVAEALVEKVTAALDTYDLSRAVDPILEFIDLLNNWYIRRSRRRFWKSGNDSDKLEAYGALYSALKTLITVAAPFMPFITDTIWQNLRSESDPESIHLASYPVPREGIRDKNLEFKMASVQHAVSMGRSLRSQYNIKVRQPLKTVELVTRNPEEKKVLLEMEEIIREELNVKNVVFRDNEEDLVEYEAKANFRILGKELGKDMKAAAEVIAALSQSAIQGILEGSVLSIEAAGRSVEITAEKLDIRRIEKANLKVLNEDTLTVGLDTELSAELSMEGDARDLVRGVQNLRKESGFEVTDRITLKIFGSEKLKAAWEAFADYVSSETLASKVIWGESGKMADIEAGDENWKVEIEKV